The genomic segment CACAATTGAAATGCCAATAATACTCCAAACAATTTTTGACATCAATCAACAAGTCATCTTTTTATCGCATTCCGTCAGAACAAAGGCAGTGTTGAGGTCGAGTTGACATATTTCCGCTCAAACTCCTCACTCTTCATCGTGAGCATCATGATACCTTGAATTAAAGTCACGACACCCCACAAACCGCAAGTCACGATAGAGAGCAGAATGCATATCAGTCCTCCTCCCGCCTTGCCAATATAGAAATAATGAATACCAAGCGTTCCTATCAAGATAGCCAATAAGCCTGCAACGCCTCGACTTTTTCCAGATGGACCAGCATCGAAGATACCAATATCACCGCCGTCTTGAGCAACAGAGTTGATTGGAGGTATCTGCAAAACGACATTTTTTAATTCATCTACTTGCGAAGCATCAAGCCAGTTGGGAAATCCTTCAGCCCATACTTTCGTATTAGATGTCACACCCTTTCCACGAAGCTCTTCAGGAGAATACGGACCTTCCTGTTGTCCGTTAATCATAACATAATACTTTGCCATAACGCACATTTTTAATTATTAATTAATGAGAAAGCATAATTACTTGCTTAATGCAAAGATAATGAAATAAACTCCAACAAACAAATATTATTCATAGAAATTCACTTCACCCAAATTTCTTCCCTCATTCATCCCTCCAACGCTCCACCTTCACGCCCTCAGCCAGCCGCTGGACGATGCATCCGTCCTTCCGACGATAGCCGGCGGGCTGGAACCTGCACTTCACACGCTTCACGTTCAAGTCGGTGCGGAACTTCTCCGGACTCTCCGCCGGCTCGCTCTCCACCGAGAGATGGAACCGCCCGAACCCATCGAGATTGACCGTCTGCCCTTCCGCCAGACAAGATTTCATCTGCTCCAACAGCTCGATGAGAATACCGCGCACCTCGCCCCGCTTGAACGTCGAGACATCCTGAATGCGCTCAGCCAGCTCGTCGATGCCCACTTCGCCCGTGCGCACCACTTTGGCATACCACTTTCCACGCGCCTTGTCATCACCAAACTTCTTCTTTTCCAATCTTACAAATACTGACATTTTGACCTCCTTATTATTTAAAAGTTAAACATTGATTATCAGAAACATCACCGCCCGTTATCCGAGTGTTGCCCTTTCGTTAAGCAATCTCATACGAGTTTCCATACCAATCTCGTACGAGTTTGGTGACCAATTTCGTACGACTTTGGTAACCAACTTCGTACGAGTTTGCTCAACAATATCGCCGTACTTGACTAACAACCATTGAACTTAGCAGCAATAATCGTGCCAATTTGCGCTTACAAAAAAGCCGCTGCGCAATCACTGCGCAGCGGCTCACGTTTTAGAACTATAAAAAAATTATTTTTAATAATGAGTTGTCATCTGTGTGAACTTCCTCAGCTTACTTTCTCCAAGCGTTTCATCATGGCGAACATGAAGAGGGCTGAGAGGATGCAGAGCACGAGGAATACGGTCCATACCAGTGTGAGTGGCAGCTTACCCCATAACAAACCACCGACACTGACAAGAAGGTTTCCAATGGCTGTAGCCACAAACCATCCGCCCATCATCATACCTTTGTATTTCGGTGGCGCTACCTTGGACACGAACGAAATGCCCATAGGTGACAGAAGCAGTTCGCCGAAAGTGAGAATGAGGTAGGTTCCGATGAGCCAATTGGCTGAAACGTCGGCTACATGCAAGCCTTTCATCTCGCCATCAACCATCCCTGTCTGTGGCATCGGCAGTCCGACTGATGCGATAATCATAACGATGAATGCTACTGCGGCAACCAACATACCGTATGCGATTTTACGCGGTGCGGAGGGTTCCTTGCCTTTCTTCGCCAGATAGGAGAAGATGAACATGGAGAATGGTGTGAGGGCCACGACGTAGAAGGGGTTGAATTGTTGGAAGATGGGTGCGCTAAGCTTGGTCACTCCATCCACGCGGGTATACTGCCAGATGAGGATGGCGATAGGTATAAGCACAAATGCACAGCTAATGCCTTTGCCTTTCGGTGTCTTACTTTGGAAGAAGCCGAATGCTCCGTAAACGATGAGCACAACGAGGAAAAGATTAAAGACATTGAACGCCATCGACTGAAGTCCCGTTGACTCTGTTTGTGTGAATTCATCGGCAAAATAAGTCAGCGAGAGTCCGTTCTGGTGGAAAGCCATCCAGAAGAAGATGACCACGGCAAATACGAGACAGAGTGCTACGATGCGTGCCTTGGTATCTTCTTTGGAGAGTTCTTCTACGGGTTGTTCAACTGCCTGTACGGCTGCAGTCTTATTGCCTCCTTCCACGTGGCGATAGAGAGGACGGAATGCATAGTAAATCGCTATCGATACAATGAGCGATACACACGCTACTGCGAAAGCAAGGTGATAGGCGTCATTGCCCGACATACCGAGACTGTTCTCGCCCCATTCTTTAATCTTTACTGCTGCTGTAGGTGCAAACATGGCGCCAATGTTGATTGCCATGTAGAAAAGCGAGAAAGCAGAGTCGCGTTTGTCAGCATACTTTGGGTCGTCATAGAGGTTGCCAACCATCACTTGCAGGTTGCCCTTGAAGAGTCCTGTACCGAGGGAGATAAACAACAATGCTGCAAGCATGACAAGCATAGCAACTGTGTTGCCACCCATAGGAAGGGAGAGAAGTAAATAACCGGCAAACATGATAATGATGCCAGTGGTGACCATCTTACCGAAACCGAACTTATCAGCCATGATACCGCCTATTAGCGGAAGAAAGTAAACAAGTCCAAGGAAGGTAGAGTAAATCACTCCTGCCGTTCCGGGCTCTAATCCGAAATTGGCTCTTAAAAACAGAGCGAAGACGGCAATCATGGTGTAGTAGCCGAAGCGCTCACCGGTGTTGGCAAGTGCCAACGCAAATAAACCTTTAGGTTGTCCTTCAAACATAATGTCTCAATAAATTTAAAAAAGCGGAGACCCGTCACGAGGGCGAGTCTCCGCTTTATATTTAATAATGTTATTTAGTCACACGCTCGAGCCATTTGAGCATACCCAACATTACACCCATTGAGATGAGGCAGAACCCTGCAAATACAGCCCAACATTGCCACTGCTGTGGGAAACTATTGAGCATGGTCACACCAAGGGCGATGAACAGGTTGCCTATAGCCGTAGCACATAGCCACAGACCTTGACAGATACCCTGTAAGTGTTGAGGTGCAATCTTAGATACAAACGACAGACCGAGTGGAGAGATGAACAACTCTGCCACGGTCAGGAAGAAGTAGGTGACAATCAGTACCCACGGACCGGCTTTCATTGAAACCTTAATAGCTTCGGGCAAACTCTTGAATGCTTCGCCAGAAGGATATCCGTTGGTAATGGAGATAGCCATAAGGAATATGTATGCACAGGCTGCAACAAACATACCAAGTGCGATTTTCTTTGGCGTTGAGATTTCCTTACCTTTCTTTGCCAATGCACCAAACAATATCATGATGATAGGTGTGAGCACAATCACAAAGAACGGGTTGATACACTGCCAAATTTCAGGAGCAATTGCATTTGTATCGCAGAAGTCGCGAGCGAATACTGAGAGCGACTGTCCGTTCTGGTGGAATGAGAACCAGAAGAATACTGCCACACCCAGCACAGCAAACAAGGCATACATGCGTTGTCTAATTTCCTTAGCGTCAGCTGCAACCTCTTCTTTGGAGACTGTTTGGACTTCCTTAACTTTCTTGACAGGATTGGGATATACCTTGCGAGTAGCCACGAAAATGAGGAAAGATGCAATCATAGCCAAAGCTGATGCAATGAACGAGTAATGCACACCTGTATTGAAACTTTCAAGATAATTAGTGCAGAATGTTGCCATATCGCCCACCTGACCACCATTCAGGATAGAACTTTCAGCAAGCGTAGTGAGGTTTTGAACGTCATCGCCTTTCAGCGTGTTATCCAAAAATCCATGGCACAGACGAGGCAGGTCAGCGTTATAGATAAATCCGTCGAGCTTGAGCATAGCGCTGCGCAGCAATGGTGCAACGAAAGGTGCAATCACGCCGCCAATGTTGATGAAGACGTAGAATATCTGGAAACCGCTGTCACGACGCGACTTGGCGATAGCAAGTTCCTCGGCTCCCTTTTTGGCTGCCTCGGCCTCATAGTTGTCATACATCTGACCCACAATAGCCTGCAAGTTGCCTTTGAACAGACCATTTCCGGCAGCAATAAGCACAAGGGCAAGACAAGTCAGTATGAGCACCCACATAGGAACTGCGCCAGGGTTGCCACCGAATACCGGTATAGACAGAATTACATAGCCCGTCGCCATAACAAGGAGGCCTGCCATGATTGTACCTTTGAAGTTCTGCAACTTGTCGGCAACCATACCACCGGGAAGGCTAAGTACATAAATGAGAAAATAGAACACGGCATAAATCCATCCTGCAATGTCGTCGCTGATACCAAACTTTGAACACAAGAAAAGTAACAGCACTGCATTCATGATGTAATAACCAAATCGTTCGCCCATATTTGACAGGGCTGCCGAAATAAGACCCTTAGGGTGTTTCTTCTTTGCCTCAATCACATAGTAGATGAGAAAGGGCACAACTACAACCAAAATCGCTAACAGCATAGCCACCATGCGATTGTTGTTCCATAAATTTTGTAACATAATCTGTTTGTTTTTTAAGTTAATAATTATTTATATTCAATTTCATTTTCATTTTTAATCTGCAACGATTGTCAGTTTCGAACACTTTCTTTCGTTAGTGTTTTTTATGTTTCGTGCGCACAATGTCGAACAGATAGGTAAATTTGAAGACAATGTTTCCGAAGTTAGATTTTCCGAAATAGTCTTTCTTTGAATCGCCATAAATGTTTCCCAAGCCGAAATAATAGCGTGCTTCGAGGATGAAATGCCCCGCCTTTGGCAACGAATATTCCATGCCAATGCCTGCAGCAATGCCATAATCGAACTTGTTTTCGACAGCCATCGTATCTTGTGCGACGATGGTATTTGCGCGGTCGGTCATATTTCGGTCGGCGAAGTTGAAGTTCGTCGAAGTGGACTCGTTGAGATAGACACCTATCTGCGGACCGGCTTGGATGAAGAACTGTGCTCCCCGCTCCTCTCTTCCCCACGCCAAGTGGGCAAAGACGGGTATCTGAACATAATTGATGGTGCGCGAATACTCCTCAGCCAGTCCTGTCACGGGATTGATGACCGGTTGATCCGTGCGGTCAAGGATATTTTCCTTCCATCCGATGGAGGCATAGTTGACTTCTGCGAGAATGGAGCAAATGGTACTGAAATATTTTTCGCAGACGTATTTGACGGTCAGACCGCCGGTGATTCCGCCGTGCATGGTCTGTGGCACTTTCGGACTGAATCCCACATTGCTCAGGATATAACCGCCATTGACGCCGATGCTGAGGTCGTTGCGATGTGAACCGACCTGTGCATGGCTGCATAGTGCGATAAGCAAGAGGGAAATAACCGTCAGTTTCCGCATGTGTCTAATAACTTATTGCTTCGATTGTCTGGTTTTTGAGATAATGAATCAGCATGAACGCCTTGTTCTGTTTCCCTGCCCCTTCGGCTTTAAAAGCGAGTGGCGTCTGAACAGGTTTGTAGGTTGTTTCGCCTTTCGTGCCGCCGAAGTTTTTGCCATACTTACTGATTCCGCCGATGAAGAAGCAGCCATGGTCGAATCCTGTCAGCGCAAAACGCGGAAGCGCCTGCATCATATCGGTACGGAACC from the Prevotella sp. Rep29 genome contains:
- a CDS encoding GYF domain-containing protein, translating into MAKYYVMINGQQEGPYSPEELRGKGVTSNTKVWAEGFPNWLDASQVDELKNVVLQIPPINSVAQDGGDIGIFDAGPSGKSRGVAGLLAILIGTLGIHYFYIGKAGGGLICILLSIVTCGLWGVVTLIQGIMMLTMKSEEFERKYVNSTSTLPLF
- a CDS encoding HU family DNA-binding protein; translated protein: MSVFVRLEKKKFGDDKARGKWYAKVVRTGEVGIDELAERIQDVSTFKRGEVRGILIELLEQMKSCLAEGQTVNLDGFGRFHLSVESEPAESPEKFRTDLNVKRVKCRFQPAGYRRKDGCIVQRLAEGVKVERWRDE
- a CDS encoding peptide MFS transporter, which encodes MFEGQPKGLFALALANTGERFGYYTMIAVFALFLRANFGLEPGTAGVIYSTFLGLVYFLPLIGGIMADKFGFGKMVTTGIIIMFAGYLLLSLPMGGNTVAMLVMLAALLFISLGTGLFKGNLQVMVGNLYDDPKYADKRDSAFSLFYMAINIGAMFAPTAAVKIKEWGENSLGMSGNDAYHLAFAVACVSLIVSIAIYYAFRPLYRHVEGGNKTAAVQAVEQPVEELSKEDTKARIVALCLVFAVVIFFWMAFHQNGLSLTYFADEFTQTESTGLQSMAFNVFNLFLVVLIVYGAFGFFQSKTPKGKGISCAFVLIPIAILIWQYTRVDGVTKLSAPIFQQFNPFYVVALTPFSMFIFSYLAKKGKEPSAPRKIAYGMLVAAVAFIVMIIASVGLPMPQTGMVDGEMKGLHVADVSANWLIGTYLILTFGELLLSPMGISFVSKVAPPKYKGMMMGGWFVATAIGNLLVSVGGLLWGKLPLTLVWTVFLVLCILSALFMFAMMKRLEKVS
- a CDS encoding peptide MFS transporter — protein: MGERFGYYIMNAVLLLFLCSKFGISDDIAGWIYAVFYFLIYVLSLPGGMVADKLQNFKGTIMAGLLVMATGYVILSIPVFGGNPGAVPMWVLILTCLALVLIAAGNGLFKGNLQAIVGQMYDNYEAEAAKKGAEELAIAKSRRDSGFQIFYVFINIGGVIAPFVAPLLRSAMLKLDGFIYNADLPRLCHGFLDNTLKGDDVQNLTTLAESSILNGGQVGDMATFCTNYLESFNTGVHYSFIASALAMIASFLIFVATRKVYPNPVKKVKEVQTVSKEEVAADAKEIRQRMYALFAVLGVAVFFWFSFHQNGQSLSVFARDFCDTNAIAPEIWQCINPFFVIVLTPIIMILFGALAKKGKEISTPKKIALGMFVAACAYIFLMAISITNGYPSGEAFKSLPEAIKVSMKAGPWVLIVTYFFLTVAELFISPLGLSFVSKIAPQHLQGICQGLWLCATAIGNLFIALGVTMLNSFPQQWQCWAVFAGFCLISMGVMLGMLKWLERVTK
- a CDS encoding porin family protein translates to MRKLTVISLLLIALCSHAQVGSHRNDLSIGVNGGYILSNVGFSPKVPQTMHGGITGGLTVKYVCEKYFSTICSILAEVNYASIGWKENILDRTDQPVINPVTGLAEEYSRTINYVQIPVFAHLAWGREERGAQFFIQAGPQIGVYLNESTSTNFNFADRNMTDRANTIVAQDTMAVENKFDYGIAAGIGMEYSLPKAGHFILEARYYFGLGNIYGDSKKDYFGKSNFGNIVFKFTYLFDIVRTKHKKH